The DNA segment GGCAGCGATTGCAGGCATTGATCAGGAGCAGTATGAAGCAGCCCGTGTGGATGGTGCAGGATATTTTCGATGTGCGCTTCATGTCACACTGCCGGCAATGATGGAAACTTATGTGGTGCTGTTTATCCTGAATATTGGGAACTTCCTGAATACGGGTTATGAGCAGTACATGCTTTTCAAGAATTCAGTTACCGCACCTAATATTGAAGTATTGGATTTATATGTTTATCGCATTGGACTGGAAAACATGGACTATTCTTATGGTGTGGCGATTAGTATTGTAAAGTCAGTGGTAAGTATCGCACTCGTTGCCATTGCCAATTTGGCAGCAAAGAGAATACGTGGAAATACAGTGATTTAGGAGGGATTGTATGAAGAAAAATAAAATCAAGACAACTCCATCCAGAAAGGTATTCCAGTTTTTTAACTATATCTTTTTGCTGATGGTTACATTAATCTGTATTTATCCATTTTGGTATATTATTATTTATACATTTAGTGATCCTGGCATTGCAGATGTAAATCCCCCAGTATTGATACCGAGAGGCTTTTCACTGAAAAATTATAAAGATATTTTTGAATTGAAAGGTTTCTTTCACGCTGTTTTTATTTCTGGCTTAAGAACCGTTATCGGAACGGCAGCCTCTGTGGTTGCCTGTTCTTTTTTGGGATATCTTTTTACAAAGGATGAGATGCCGGGAAGAAAGTTTTTATATCGATTTTTAATTATGACGATGTACATTAGCGGAGGGATGATTTCTACATACATTGTTATAAAATCATATGGCTTATTGAATAATTTCTGGGTATATATTCTTCCTATGATGATATCAGCATACAACATTGTTCTGATCAAGACCTTTGTTGAGCAGCTTCCTCCATCACTGGAAGAGTCGGCCCGACTGGATGGAGCGGGATATATTACTGTTTTTACCAAGGTGATCATGCCATTATCAAAACCAATCATTGCGACTGTTGCAGTTTTCGTGGCCGTGGGCCATTGGAATTCATGGTTCG comes from the Blautia liquoris genome and includes:
- a CDS encoding carbohydrate ABC transporter permease, with the translated sequence MKKNKIKTTPSRKVFQFFNYIFLLMVTLICIYPFWYIIIYTFSDPGIADVNPPVLIPRGFSLKNYKDIFELKGFFHAVFISGLRTVIGTAASVVACSFLGYLFTKDEMPGRKFLYRFLIMTMYISGGMISTYIVIKSYGLLNNFWVYILPMMISAYNIVLIKTFVEQLPPSLEESARLDGAGYITVFTKVIMPLSKPIIATVAVFVAVGHWNSWFDNHIYTRGNPQLTTLQYLLYNYLNEAQRLAEQIKNTSNLNGLSQMVSSISPKGIRMTITVLAALPIFMVYPFMQKYFVKGIMVGAVKG